One Methanohalophilus mahii DSM 5219 genomic window carries:
- the cfbD gene encoding Ni-sirohydrochlorin a,c-diamide reductive cyclase catalytic subunit: MQQKNLSIMHPRPSSIVAALYTLRDLNVEVAILHGPPGCSFKHARLLEEDGIRVVTTALDENGFVFGGHDRLVDMLQKVEERFSPKRIGVVGTCVSMIIGEELHEAVMEANLDAPVIEVEVHAGYNDNTKGVLFALESALDVGIIDRQEFERQQHLLNEATNVEKKYGAASKEYLEPSRGDVKYTVAKRVIEMLKAGKKGICILNAKKETAYMFADITVALQEVAEKLGVEDNIVNFANLDTGLGLPRVRQHAEHILADMHDNVKIDEIIGGLDEYPIAGQQVRQLIEAKYKDFDFAVIAGVPHAIPMESLEGMELISITNGPRQVHPLKDMGHEHVLVEIDLHPKTLGVTNIVESEFGATVRQLAREE; the protein is encoded by the coding sequence ATGCAGCAGAAGAACCTTTCTATCATGCACCCCCGCCCGAGTTCCATTGTAGCGGCGCTGTACACTTTGAGAGACCTTAATGTAGAAGTCGCAATTCTCCACGGGCCACCGGGTTGTTCTTTCAAGCACGCGAGACTGCTGGAAGAGGACGGCATCCGGGTTGTAACAACTGCCCTGGATGAGAACGGTTTCGTGTTCGGAGGACATGACCGACTTGTGGATATGTTACAGAAAGTCGAAGAAAGGTTCAGCCCGAAACGCATCGGGGTCGTCGGGACCTGTGTGAGCATGATAATAGGCGAGGAACTCCATGAAGCGGTCATGGAAGCAAACCTCGATGCCCCTGTAATCGAAGTAGAGGTGCATGCTGGCTACAATGACAATACCAAAGGAGTCTTGTTTGCCCTGGAATCCGCCCTTGATGTCGGAATTATCGACAGGCAGGAATTTGAAAGACAGCAGCATCTTCTCAATGAAGCCACAAATGTCGAAAAAAAATATGGGGCTGCCAGCAAGGAGTATCTTGAACCTTCCCGTGGCGATGTAAAATATACTGTGGCAAAAAGAGTCATAGAAATGCTCAAAGCAGGCAAGAAGGGGATTTGCATCCTCAATGCCAAAAAAGAGACCGCCTACATGTTTGCCGATATAACGGTGGCCCTGCAGGAAGTAGCCGAAAAACTAGGTGTTGAGGACAACATTGTCAATTTCGCAAATCTTGATACCGGACTTGGTTTACCCCGGGTACGCCAGCATGCAGAACATATCCTTGCAGATATGCATGATAACGTAAAAATAGATGAAATTATAGGCGGACTTGATGAATATCCCATTGCAGGCCAGCAGGTCAGGCAACTTATAGAAGCAAAATACAAAGATTTCGATTTTGCCGTTATTGCCGGAGTACCCCATGCAATACCAATGGAATCGCTTGAAGGCATGGAACTTATTTCAATCACAAACGGCCCCAGGCAGGTTCATCCCCTGAAAGATATGGGCCATGAGCATGTGCTTGTGGAAATCGACCTCCATCCAAAAACACTGGGTGTGACAAATATCGTGGAATCCGAATTCGGAGCCACAGTAAGACAGCTTGCCCGGGAGGAGTAA
- the cfbB gene encoding Ni-sirohydrochlorin a,c-diamide synthase: MPDQNLMEMPRLLISADRSSSGKTTIVAGMLAALTARGYRVQPFKVGLDYIDPSYHSEITGRNARNIDGYLMDEEGIRDVFTHGCETDEMADVAIIEGVRGLYEGFDSFTDTGSTAQIAKILNCPVVLVINARSITRSAAALVKGYTSFDESINIAGVILNNIGNPRHAKKASEAIEHYTGIPVLGTIRRDNAMQISMRHLGLIPALEGRRCISDLDQRIGTIRDRVDEGVDIAEILNIARSAEPVEKPPKTMFTSRDIKGKSPKIGVALDEAFNFYYYDNIELLQLAGADLEYFSPVHDSKLPDVDGLYIGGGYPELFAPQLQDNEPLRREIREASRAGMPIYAECGGLMYLTEKLTTGVKGKGTYHMAEMPEATTEMVGALPGHTLMGHTRVVSYNNGQIVKDAIIGKKGNTFRGHEFHHSEIRDIPDNTDFAIKLSRGIGIKGEWDGMTVGNTLGSYAHLEGISYREFASSFVDSILE, encoded by the coding sequence ATGCCTGATCAAAACCTTATGGAGATGCCTCGTCTGCTGATATCCGCAGATCGCTCCTCTTCCGGTAAGACAACAATTGTTGCCGGAATGTTAGCAGCTCTTACTGCCAGAGGATACAGGGTACAGCCTTTCAAGGTCGGCCTGGACTACATTGATCCCAGTTATCATTCTGAGATCACAGGCCGGAATGCCCGCAATATAGACGGCTACCTCATGGACGAGGAAGGAATTCGTGATGTATTCACCCATGGATGTGAAACTGACGAAATGGCAGATGTTGCCATCATCGAAGGTGTAAGGGGACTCTATGAAGGCTTTGATAGTTTCACCGATACCGGCAGTACTGCCCAGATAGCAAAAATACTCAACTGCCCTGTAGTGCTGGTAATCAATGCCCGCAGTATTACACGTTCAGCCGCAGCCCTTGTGAAAGGTTACACTTCTTTTGATGAAAGTATAAACATCGCAGGAGTAATCCTGAATAATATCGGAAACCCCCGCCATGCAAAAAAGGCCAGTGAAGCAATTGAACACTACACCGGGATTCCCGTACTTGGAACCATCCGCAGGGACAATGCAATGCAGATATCCATGCGCCATCTGGGACTGATCCCGGCTCTTGAAGGACGCAGGTGTATCAGTGACCTGGACCAGCGAATCGGGACTATCCGGGACAGGGTGGATGAAGGGGTGGATATTGCAGAGATACTTAATATCGCAAGATCTGCAGAACCTGTCGAAAAACCTCCAAAAACCATGTTCACATCCCGTGATATAAAAGGAAAGAGCCCTAAAATCGGTGTGGCACTGGACGAGGCTTTCAATTTTTATTATTATGATAACATCGAACTGCTCCAGTTAGCAGGTGCAGACCTGGAATATTTCAGCCCGGTCCATGATAGTAAGTTACCCGATGTTGATGGATTGTATATTGGGGGAGGATATCCCGAACTTTTTGCCCCCCAGCTTCAGGACAACGAACCCCTGCGCCGGGAGATTCGCGAAGCGTCCAGAGCAGGAATGCCCATTTATGCAGAATGCGGCGGACTTATGTACCTGACAGAAAAGCTCACTACCGGCGTAAAAGGCAAAGGCACATACCATATGGCAGAGATGCCCGAAGCCACCACCGAAATGGTAGGAGCATTACCCGGCCACACCCTCATGGGACATACCCGTGTGGTTAGTTACAATAACGGCCAGATCGTAAAGGATGCGATCATAGGCAAAAAGGGAAATACATTCAGGGGTCATGAATTCCATCATTCCGAAATAAGGGATATTCCGGATAATACGGATTTTGCCATTAAACTTTCCCGGGGAATCGGAATCAAAGGTGAGTGGGACGGGATGACAGTAGGAAATACACTGGGCTCCTATGCACATCTGGAAGGTATTTCCTATCGTGAATTTGCCAGTTCCTTTGTGGATTCTATACTGGAATGA
- the cfbC gene encoding Ni-sirohydrochlorin a,c-diamide reductive cyclase ATP-dependent reductase subunit — MNPQKRIAIYGKGGIGKSSTASNVAAACADEGYNVMIIGCDPKSDSSITLLGGKRIPTILDLLREGMEIEEEGDVVFEGYKAVKCVEVGGPEPGIGCAGRGIIVAIQKLKKISQSMKEMDLIIYDVPGDIVCGGFVAPIRKGLVNEAYVLTSGEYMPLYAANNICKGLSRINTKLSGVICNSRSVSREKEIVSKFANEIGSELVAFIPKEQIVQDCERDGYSVLEKAGGTDIAEVYRALARNIMSSDCAVDPRALTDERLRELTR, encoded by the coding sequence ATGAATCCGCAGAAAAGAATTGCAATCTATGGCAAAGGCGGTATCGGTAAATCAAGCACTGCATCCAATGTAGCCGCTGCCTGTGCCGATGAGGGCTATAATGTCATGATAATCGGATGTGACCCAAAAAGCGATTCATCCATAACACTCTTGGGAGGAAAACGTATCCCCACTATCCTGGACCTACTCAGAGAGGGCATGGAGATAGAAGAGGAAGGAGACGTTGTTTTTGAGGGATACAAGGCAGTGAAATGTGTAGAGGTCGGTGGACCTGAACCGGGCATCGGTTGTGCCGGCAGGGGGATTATTGTTGCCATCCAGAAACTCAAAAAGATATCCCAATCCATGAAAGAAATGGACCTTATCATTTATGATGTGCCCGGGGATATTGTCTGTGGCGGATTTGTCGCCCCGATCAGAAAAGGACTGGTCAATGAGGCCTATGTCCTCACCTCCGGGGAATACATGCCACTGTATGCAGCCAACAACATTTGCAAGGGACTGTCCCGTATCAATACGAAACTTAGCGGTGTAATCTGTAACTCACGCAGCGTCAGCCGGGAAAAGGAGATAGTGAGCAAATTTGCAAATGAGATCGGAAGTGAACTGGTGGCCTTTATACCAAAGGAACAGATCGTGCAGGACTGCGAAAGGGATGGTTATTCAGTGCTTGAAAAGGCAGGAGGCACAGATATTGCTGAAGTGTATCGCGCCCTTGCAAGAAATATAATGAGCAGTGATTGTGCAGTTGACCCCCGGGCACTGACAGATGAGCGGCTCAGGGAACTTACCCGGTAA
- the cfbE gene encoding coenzyme F430 synthase, with protein sequence MTAGQRHFIVLDLNHGGLLISSKLAGHGYRVTAVDVYGTLPKEAFSDLPAGIEVVSKPPLPAKNAIIVTPVHLDPAYPVLEKARTQGNTIYSHHAITGQILREEGIFDQAKVIEITGVKAKTSTVTLLARILALKEKVILHTTRGIEYLSENQHIMLHKGLSITPASILEVINIVKGQEIDPSVYVLEESLGTTGIGEIGIFTTLTPDYRIASNSKWASEAKMQIMSHLVVIMNHQDTRLIENNRNTEIITFASDNQKADLISRISGENISIISDGKTIECKLQHGYNPEEYAIAFAASACAGLQAGADPDDIRKTFEEFRGIEGRMRLTKFRQRRLIDNSSSGLNIDSARSAIEMGLDKSAKNVLIIGEHAAQVCEGFPPQNVQILLSEYKQFLDHVILIGKRMENLSSQNIIHRKNLQEGLECALSLTDSGDTIISCVKCFR encoded by the coding sequence ATGACAGCAGGGCAGAGACATTTTATAGTGCTTGACCTGAATCACGGTGGCCTGTTGATAAGCAGTAAACTTGCAGGCCACGGATACAGAGTAACCGCAGTGGACGTTTACGGTACACTGCCAAAAGAAGCATTCTCTGATCTGCCTGCTGGAATAGAGGTGGTTAGTAAGCCACCTCTGCCGGCTAAAAACGCTATTATAGTCACACCTGTTCATCTGGATCCCGCATATCCTGTTCTTGAAAAGGCCAGAACACAGGGAAATACTATCTATTCTCATCATGCAATCACCGGCCAGATCCTGCGTGAGGAAGGTATATTCGATCAAGCAAAAGTAATCGAGATCACCGGGGTTAAAGCCAAGACCAGTACTGTAACCCTTCTGGCCAGGATACTTGCCTTAAAAGAAAAAGTCATACTGCATACGACCCGGGGTATAGAATACCTCTCAGAAAACCAACACATCATGCTCCATAAAGGTCTCAGTATAACTCCCGCTAGTATACTTGAAGTTATTAATATTGTCAAAGGCCAAGAAATTGATCCATCGGTTTATGTCCTGGAAGAATCCCTGGGCACAACTGGCATAGGGGAAATTGGCATATTCACAACCCTCACCCCTGACTACAGGATCGCTTCAAACAGCAAATGGGCAAGTGAAGCCAAAATGCAGATTATGAGCCACCTTGTTGTGATAATGAATCATCAGGACACCAGGCTCATAGAAAATAACAGAAATACTGAGATCATAACATTTGCTAGCGATAATCAAAAAGCCGATCTTATCAGCCGGATATCCGGAGAAAATATCAGTATTATTTCTGATGGGAAAACAATCGAATGCAAACTTCAACACGGTTACAATCCTGAAGAATATGCAATTGCTTTTGCAGCCAGTGCGTGTGCCGGGCTGCAGGCAGGTGCAGACCCCGACGATATCCGGAAAACCTTCGAGGAATTTAGAGGCATAGAAGGCAGAATGCGGCTAACAAAGTTTCGACAAAGAAGACTCATTGATAATTCCAGTTCGGGATTGAATATTGATTCAGCAAGATCGGCCATTGAAATGGGATTAGATAAATCTGCAAAGAACGTGCTGATTATCGGAGAACATGCCGCACAGGTATGCGAAGGCTTTCCTCCGCAAAATGTTCAGATACTGCTTTCAGAATACAAACAGTTCCTTGACCATGTGATCCTGATAGGCAAACGCATGGAAAATTTAAGTTCACAGAATATCATTCACCGGAAAAATCTGCAGGAAGGCCTGGAATGTGCCCTTTCGTTAACCGACAGCGGCGACACCATTATATCCTGCGTTAAATGTTTCAGGTAA